CGACCCGGGCCCCCTCTACGCGTTTCTGGAACAGGCTTCGCCCGTAGTCCGGGGCGTCCATCCGAATGCGGAACTCTGGGTTTCGACACAGAGTTTCCGCATCGAACAGCACAACGAGTTCCTCGAGCTGATCCGCACACGTTTGCCGGACTTCCTCGACGGTATCGTGTTCGGGCCGCAGAACCGCACCTCGTTGCATGAGCTGCGCGAGGCGCTTCCGCCGCAATACCCTATTCGCCATTACCCGGACATCACGCATAGCATCAAGTGCCAGTTCCCTGTTCCGGACTGGGATCCCGCGTACAAGCTGACCGAACAGCGCGAGGTGATCAATCCGCGTCCCACGGATTTCGCCAACATCATCCGCATGTATGACGATGACACGATCGGATTTCTCACGTATTCCGAGGGCTGCAACGACGACGTAAACAAGACCGTTTGGAGCGCCCTCGGCTGGAACCCGGACACGCCCGTCATCGAAATCCTGCGCGAGTATGCCCGCTGTTTTATCGGCCCGGAATTCGAAGACTCGTACGCGCAGGGGCTGCTGGCGCTTGAACGGAACTGGCGGGGCCCCTTGTTGACAAATCGCGGCGTGTTCACGACGTTGGCGCAGTTCCAGGACATGGAGCGCGCGGCCACGCCGCCGCAGCTGCTGAACTGGCGGTTCCAACAAGGGCTTTATCGCGCCTATTACGATGCATACACCGCGCGCCGGCTCGCGTACGAAACCGAGCTCGAAGCACAGGCGATGGACGCGCTGCGGCGCGCTCCGGAACTGGGCGCGACACTCGCCATGACCCGGGCAGAGGCGATTCTGGACCTGGCAGTGCTCGAACCCGTCGCGCAAGACCTGCGTGGGCGCGTGTTTGAATTGGCGGAGGCCCTCTACCAAAGCGCTCGGATGCAATTGAGCGTACCGCGCTACAGAGCGATCGACGTTGGCCGCGGCGCAAACCTTGACCTCATCGATACGCCCTTGAACGACCGCCTGTGGCTGAAAGCGCGCTTCGCGGAAATCCGGCAGGCGAGACCTCAGGAGCAACTGAGGCAGCTTAACGAAATCGTAGACTGGTGCAATCCCGGTCCGGGCGGTTTCTACGACCGGCTGGGCAGCCTGTCCCAGCAACCGCATCTTGTGCGCGAGCCCGGCGCGGAGGTGGATCCCGAATACCGGGAGGCGCCATTGCTCGGCGTTGATTACAGGCCGGGCCAGCGCATGTCCTGGGTCACCTATGGCGAAACACGGTACGACGCGCCGCTGCGTCTGCGCTACGACGACTTGGACGCCAACGCGCAATACATCGTCCGCATCGTGTATGCCGGCGATAACATGGAAGCGAAAATCAGGCTCATTGCCAATGATGGAATAGAGATTCACCCGTTCATTGCCAAGCCAATCCCCATTGCCCCCGTTGAGTTCGAATTGCCTCGGGAGGCAACCCGTTTCGGCAGTCTGACACTCTCGTGGACCCAGGAACCGGGCAGCCGCGGGGGCGGCCGCGGTTGTCAAATCGCGGAGGTGTGGCTGGTCAAGAAAGGGGACTGAAAGAACGGCAACGGTTGAAGGGGGCGCAAGAGACTGTTGGCGGAATACCCGGAATAATCAGCGGGAACGGTCCGTCCGGGTTGCCCGGCGCGCATCGGTTGTCTGGCATTCATCCGCGGCGAAGATGTGTTCCTCGCGGAGATTGTCCAATTACTGGTGGGCAACATAGGGTAGCCACGCCCAAATAGCGCAATGCCCCGGCGCCGATCCCGATTGCCTGGCAGGCCGGTACGAGGAAGCACCGGGCATCGCCGAAGACCCCGTCGCCCCGGTGGCAATTCCGGGGCCGGTCCTGCCGCTTGCACGCGGCGGTTCCCGGAAAAGACCGCTTGTGCGCCTCCGGCGCGGCCCACCGCGGTCTATGTGCGATAGACCGCGAACAGCCGGTTTTTCGCCGCCAGACTGAATGGACAAGAGTAATGGAAGACCTGATGCGTAGCGCCGTCCTCTTCCGTGACGAGAGTCGGTTGTTCGACGACAAAATCAGCGAAATCTGGCGCATTAAAAGCAACGAAAGCGAGGCTCAACGCATCGATTTTCGGGTCACTGCGTTTGGTCAGGTCCGGGAAGGCGACGGGACCTGTGTCCACCTGATACAGCTCTTTTTCCGGCTCGATATTCATGGTCTTGGTGGGACATTCAATGATGGCGCGCAGTTGTGTTTCGGCGTTCGCAATTTCCGTTTGAGTCACGATGGGGACGGCACCGGCCGTGGCTTCCGCGATGGCCTTCCACGTGTTCAGTTCCTCGCAGCGGGCGCCTTCTTGCAGCTTCAAGGCCGGTTCTCCCCAGAGTTCCGTGACCTTCTTCACTGTACGGTACCGCTCGCTGATGCGCGCCGGACGCCGGAACACCAGCACGTCGCCGCCGCCGAAAATGGGCAGGAAATCGTAGTTGTCCTCCATGAACAGGTCGTGTTCGGCAAAGGTATTCTCACTCTTGCAGGATGCGCATTGATAGAAGTCGGTCCACGTTCCGTCGCGGTCGTCAACGAGCCGGGTACGGCTCTCGACCCAGAAGCGCACGGAATTGAAGGCCGCGCTGTGGCATATGAAAGAAAGGCCGTAATCGAGCGGCGGCATCTCCGCTGGGTTGCCGACCTGCCCCTGCGCGGCGGCGTGCGCGGAGAACGCGCAGGCGGAGAGCGCGCCGGTTTTCATGAAGCTGCGTCGGGTCGATTTCACTTTAGGGCCTCCCGCGACCTGCAAAGCGGTCGTCGTAACGCGTTTCTAACCTCAATTCAGCGACGGGCCGTCAATGCGCTCGCCGCGAAGCTGACGCGCTTGTCCTTCAGGGTCAAAGGTCCCGTAGAACAATGCGTTGGCGTCCATCCACGTGACGAGCCGCTCCATTTCCTCCGTGTTGAGGCGGACGTCGTGATGGCCTTCAAGCAGCATGGCCATCAGACGGCTGGCGCGCGCACCGAATCGGCCCGGCAGCGTCTCTGGTTCGCCATTGGCCGCAAGCTCGCCCCAGGACGAGTATGGCACGCGCGGCGCCAGCGCATTGTAGGATTTCGTGTAACGGCCTTCCGGTTCGCCCGTGAGCACCAGAGGCTGTCCCTCCGGACCAGAGGGCGTTTCGCCGCCGTGGCAGCGCACGCAGTGCTGGTCGAGCACCGGCTGTACCAGCAGCGGATAACTGAACGGGTTCGAGCCATCGGGTCCGGGTTCGATGTGCGAAGGGGGCCGCATCGCGGCGAGCGCGGCCCGCGCGGCCGCCGGCGCGCTCAGCCGCGGCTCGTGACACCCGGCGCACGATACCTTCTCGCCCGGTTGGAGATAGGTCAGGCTGCGCATGGTCTGCACGGCGCGTCCCTGCTCGTCCAGGGCCTGAAAACTGAGCGGGATGCGGGCGGGCGCGTAGAAATAGGCGGAGCCGTCGGCTTCGACGGGCACCGTGCCCAGCACCTGTTTCCCGGGCGACGCATTCGCGAGCCCCACGGTGGGGTCGTTGGCGTGTGGCGTCGTTTTTGGCAGTACCTGAACGATACGCAGACGCTTCACGGAACCACCGGCCAAATCGTAGTTGCTTTCATAGACATTCTGCATGTAGATGAGGCCCTCGGAGGCAATCTGGTCATCGCGCACCGGCGGCAGGCTCGGGGGCCTTGGCCGCTGCCGGAGCGGCACAGGCCACAGGCTCGAAATGTTGAGGTCGCGATACAACAGCTCGCAATTGCCGAGGGCATCCACCAGGTAAAGGCCGAACATGTTGGCCTTGTTCGCCACGGGCTCGCCCAACAGCGGGTCGAAACTGTACGCGGCGAGGAAGAGCGTCTCCGACAAGGGGTACGGCGACCGGTAGCAGTGTCCCGGCCAGCGCCGCGCCTCTTCCGGAGTCGCGTATTCCTTTGGGCTGCCCGGTGCGTGCCAGTTTGACGGCGGTACAATCGTCTCGCTTTCGGGAAACGGCGCGTCGGGCGTCAGCCGCCGCAGCGGTTCCTGCCCTTCCACGCCCTTGGACCTGTCCACGAGAATGATTGAACCCGCCGTCATCGCGTGATGCGCCGCGGCCGTGGCCATGATAAGGGGCGAACCGGGCGCCTGTCGCGCTTCCCACACGCCCACGGGATTGAACGTGTTGTTGCCATAGAAAGCCATCGGCGCGGACCCGTCCTGCCGCGAGGTCCAGAGTTGCTGGTAATGCACGGCGTTCCGGTCCACGTAATCCCACCGCGTATAGATGATGCGCCCGTCGGCGAGCACCGCAGGATCCCACTCCTGTGTTTCATGGTACGAGACCGGATGCGGGTTTGAACCGTCCGCGCCGGCGAGCGCGAGTGTGTACACGTCGCATGGGCCGCGCCCGCAGCGGTGGAACCCGCCCCGCCGCGTGGATATGAAGATGATCTTCCCGTCCGGCAGTTCCCGTGGCGAGAAATCGTCGTAGGGACCGTCCGTCAACTGCCGCAGCCCCGAACCGTCAGGCCGGATCTCGAACAGATGGAAATGCCGGTCGCGATATGCGGGCAAGTCATCCCAGTCCGGCACGGACGGAGTCGCGCAAAAGGCGAACAGGATGCGAACGGCATCGTGCGTCACTTCGGGCTGCATGTAACTGCCCTCGGGAAGCTGCCCGGACGTCAACGCGCGGCATCGCATCGATTCGCCCGGGTTCTCGAGCACGAAAAGTCCGCCGCCCGGCCGGGCCAAGCGCCCGTAGTACTGGGTCAACTGATGGCTGAAGGCGGAGTGCGCGTGTTTCGCAAAGAGCAGCGGGCCTGTCTGCGCAAGGGGGTTTGAAAATACAAGCTGCCGGCGCGATTGATGAACGCGCAACCAGAGTGTTTCCCAACGCGGGTCTTCGCCGGGTGGCGCCATGGCCGACAGTTCCGCAAATTCCTGCTCGAGCGCACGCCAGCGCGCCAGCACGTCGCCAAGCGGGACGTTGGCCGCATTCAGGCTCTCGATGAGGCCGTTGCCTCGCATTAACGTGCGCTCAATCGCGCGCACATAAGGAACCGGCTCCCGTTCCGTTTCGATGCCGTCGCGCATACGCCAATCCCATTCAATGAGCACCGTCTCCATTCCGGGGCGCAACTCCGGCAATGCCGGCGGAGGAAACGCCTCGGCGGCCGGCGGCGCAGGCAACGCGGGAAGAGGCAGGTTCTTTTGGCTTTCGGTCAGTCGAATGTTGCGCACACGAACCACGGACTCGCCGGGACCGCCCAGAATCGTGAGGAGAATTCGCCCTTCCGGCACTGCTGAACTCGCCCCGGCCTCCAGGATTACCGTCTCCCCTGCCCCAATCGGCCGCAGTTCTGGCGGGACATCCAGCGCCAGGCCGGCCTGCGCCCATTGCCCATATGCGAGCGCCACATCCGCCCGTATCTTCCCGACGGGAGTGAGGTTCGCCGCCGAAATCTCGATCTCTACCTTTTCCCCTTCCCTGACGCACGCCGCAAATGCACTTCCGCCCAAAGACGCGATTTGCGGCCCCGATTCGTGAGCGATCAGGGAGAATCCGCATACCGCCATGCTGGGAACAGGCGCGGCCGCGCCCGGCGCAAGGGCGAGGCATGCCTCGCCACTCTGGGCCAGCGGCGCTGCAACCAGCAAAGACACCAAGAACGATGCGCACAAGCCCGACGTCATGACGGCCTCCTGCAAGTTCCGGCCAACGGCGCATTGTCCCATCCCCGCATGACATGATACAAACTGCAAGTGTGCGCAAGGCGGACCTGGATTCACCTTGACCGCGACGCATGCGGGCGGGCACAGTACGTCCCAGGAGACTTCGCGCCGCCGAGCTTTATGGAGGAGATACCTGCCATTGAAAGCCATCCTGCGTATCGCGGTCGTGTTCGCAGTTGCCCTGGGCGGCGTGGCGCGGGCCGGCGATCTCCGCTACCGCTGGGTCAACATCACGATGAGCGCCGCATTTCCGGCGCGGGACGGCGCGGGCGCGCTGGTCTATCGCGATAAGATGTGGTTGATTGGCGGCTGGAACTCGCGGAACGATGCCTATTTTCCCCTGGATTGCGTCAATGACGTCTGGAGTTCCGCTGATGGCGCCGGCTGGACCCTGGAACGTCCCAACACGTACGGACTGCCTGCCTTCGACCCGGAACGCGAATGGGAGGGCCGCCACACCGCCGGGTATGTGGTCCACCGGGGAAGAATGTGGATTGTCGGCGGGGACCCCATCCAGCGTCATTATCAGAACGACGTTTGGAACTCCGCCGATGGCATTCATTGGACCCAGGTAAACAAGGGACAACCCGTTCCGTGGGCGCCGCGTGTGCTGCACTATACACTCGCGTTTCAGGACAAAATCTGGGTCATGGGCGGGCAGACCATGCCCGAGTACGTCCCCGGCGAGGAACGGTTTTACAGCGACATCTGGAATTCCGCGGACGGCGTCCACTGGCGCCGTGTCGTGCCGCGGGGCGAGCACTGGTGTCCTCGCGGCCTCATAGGCGGTCAGGCCGTCTTTCAAGGCCGGATGTGGATTCTGGGCGGCGGCACCTACGACACGCCGGACACGCCCCAGCGTCTTTTCTTCAACGATGTGTGGAGTTCCGCCGACGGCGTCGAGTGGACGTGCCACACGCTTTCCGCGCCTTGGCACCCGCGCGAGTATCACGATATCGGCGTCTGGGACGGAAAGCTGTGGGTGATGGAGGGCTGGAATCAGCAAAACCGCAATGACGTCTGGTATTCCGCGGATGGGACGGACTGGCGCGAAGTGCCCGGCACGCCCTGGACACCACGCCATGCCGCCAGCGTGTTCGTGTACAAAGATGCGTTGTGGATGGTCGCCGGCAACAACATGGAATCCGATGTATGGAAACTCGAACGCGTCGAGGAATTACCACCGTGAGGTCATTACACGCGGTCTTGGGTATGGGCCTGCTATTGAGCGCGGCCGCCGCCGAACCCGTGAGCAAAACCATTACGGAGGTGCTTCGTGAGCCGCTTCCCCAGGAGAATCTGTCCTGCATCGCAACCGACACGGCGATGACGGTCGAAGGGCCCACATTCCGCTATGTGATTGACCGAGACACCGGGGCCGTAGCCGAACTCGAAGTGACCCGCGAAGGCCGCGTCGTCATGAGACTGCGAGAACCCGCGGCGCTGTGGCTAGACGATTTCAATCTGGCGAAGTCGGCGCACGGCGTCACGCGGGTGCTCACTGCGGGAACAGACCGGGTCGTACTGCTCACGGAAGGCCAATGGTGCGACGGTGTTGCGTGCAGTATTCGCAGCACCTTCTACAACGACGGAGTGCTTGTTTCCGAGGTCTCGATCACGCCGGAGGCGGACCTGGTCATGCGCCAAGGCATCCGGCACGACATTGAGGCTTCGGGCCAGTTTACGCACTATCTGCACAAACGCCGCGACAATGAAGGCTTGGATTGTTTCCAGGGAGCACTGCCGCAACCGGGCGAAACCCTGCGCCTGCACACGCCCACCTCGTGCCTGGAGGTGTTCAGCGCCGAGGCGGCGCTGGCCATGTTCACCGACATGGGCGATTGCTATCGCTCGCCCGATACGCTGGACACGGCGGCTGTCCGCGTCGACAGCATCACGGACGGCGAGTGTGTGTTCGGCATCCATCAGCATTTTATCCACGCCTCGCCGGAAGGAACGCCGTACACGCTGCCCGCAGGTGAGACGTTCAAGTTCCGTCTGGGGCTTGCCGTCGCGCCGAACCGGCTGCCCCATCCGCGCTGGCGCGACCTGCGCATGTTCATCTGGGTCGGCGACGAGNNNNNNNNNNNNNNNNNNNNNNNNNNNNNNNNNNNNNNNNNNNNNNNNNNNNNNNNNNNNNNNNNNNNNNNNNNNNNNNNNNNNNNNNNNNNNNNNNNNNGCTCATCGACCACTGCAGCCGCGCATTCGTGTTGCCCGTGATTGCCCCGTTCGACTGCCACCTTTTCGGCGAAGGATACAGTTTCCCTTCGGTCGAAGGGTTCCGGGTTACCTTTGGCAGCTTCGGCAACATGTACGCGCAAGGCTGTCTCTTCGCGGGCGACAGCGAAACCACGCGTTGTGCCTCGGAAACGGCCTATGCCTTTGACCTGCTCTCCGGCGGCGGTCAGTACTGTTACCTCGATTGGCGCCTCTGGCCGGACAAGTTCCCTTATGCGGCGGGCGTCCACTCGAAGGAGCCGCTTTTCATCAAGTCCTATAACCTCGCGCAGTATGATTTCGGCCTGTACGAATGCGGTTCCCCGATAGAACTTGCAACCACGCTGCCCGGCGCCTATAGCGTTCTCTATTACAACCGCACTTGGAACGAGGGCCTCCTCGTGATGGCAAACATGAACACGGAAGCCGCAACCTGCGCGCTTGCCGCTCCGGATGCAGCGTTTCAACTGGTGCAGGGTGCCGCGCCCCTCGCTATCTATGACCTGCACCGGCGCAACGTTTCGATTGTGTCGAATGCTCAAGACGCCGTCCCTTGCTTTGAGGCGCAACTTCGCCCCTCCCAGGTGCGGTTGCTGCACCTGCGAGAGGCGCCGCCGGGCGCGGCATACCACCAGTGGGGCGGCAAGCGCATCTCGGAGCAGTGGGACGCCGCGGCGCGCAAACTCTCGCTGCGCCTTTACGGCCCGGCCGGACTTGAACAGTGGGTCGTGCTCGGAACCGGTGGCAACACACTGGGACAAGTTGCTGTCAACTCACAACCGTCGGCGTTCTTCTGCGACCCGGAGCGCGGGCTGGCCTACGGCAAGGTCACATTCGGATACGAACCGGTTCTGCTGGAAGCCAGCGCCGTCATCGATGACGGCGCGTTGCCCCGGCAGCCGATCCCGCCCGGTGAACTGGCCGAAGAGTATCCTTAGTGAACGCTTGTCCAAACTGAACCGGGGCGTATTGAGATATGATACAGGCAAGCAAGGAGACACAACGCGATGAGTTTTGTTAA
The genomic region above belongs to Candidatus Hydrogenedentota bacterium and contains:
- a CDS encoding PD40 domain-containing protein, which translates into the protein MTSGLCASFLVSLLVAAPLAQSGEACLALAPGAAAPVPSMAVCGFSLIAHESGPQIASLGGSAFAACVREGEKVEIEISAANLTPVGKIRADVALAYGQWAQAGLALDVPPELRPIGAGETVILEAGASSAVPEGRILLTILGGPGESVVRVRNIRLTESQKNLPLPALPAPPAAEAFPPPALPELRPGMETVLIEWDWRMRDGIETEREPVPYVRAIERTLMRGNGLIESLNAANVPLGDVLARWRALEQEFAELSAMAPPGEDPRWETLWLRVHQSRRQLVFSNPLAQTGPLLFAKHAHSAFSHQLTQYYGRLARPGGGLFVLENPGESMRCRALTSGQLPEGSYMQPEVTHDAVRILFAFCATPSVPDWDDLPAYRDRHFHLFEIRPDGSGLRQLTDGPYDDFSPRELPDGKIIFISTRRGGFHRCGRGPCDVYTLALAGADGSNPHPVSYHETQEWDPAVLADGRIIYTRWDYVDRNAVHYQQLWTSRQDGSAPMAFYGNNTFNPVGVWEARQAPGSPLIMATAAAHHAMTAGSIILVDRSKGVEGQEPLRRLTPDAPFPESETIVPPSNWHAPGSPKEYATPEEARRWPGHCYRSPYPLSETLFLAAYSFDPLLGEPVANKANMFGLYLVDALGNCELLYRDLNISSLWPVPLRQRPRPPSLPPVRDDQIASEGLIYMQNVYESNYDLAGGSVKRLRIVQVLPKTTPHANDPTVGLANASPGKQVLGTVPVEADGSAYFYAPARIPLSFQALDEQGRAVQTMRSLTYLQPGEKVSCAGCHEPRLSAPAAARAALAAMRPPSHIEPGPDGSNPFSYPLLVQPVLDQHCVRCHGGETPSGPEGQPLVLTGEPEGRYTKSYNALAPRVPYSSWGELAANGEPETLPGRFGARASRLMAMLLEGHHDVRLNTEEMERLVTWMDANALFYGTFDPEGQARQLRGERIDGPSLN